The Patescibacteria group bacterium genome segment TTCTCGCTTTATCAGGCTTGTCTGGGATGGAAAAGATTGCGAGATTATAATAGAAGAAAGCGAGGCCAGTGTAGCGACTACTGTATCATGGAAAAATATTGTGAACTATACATTGAAAGCAGATCTTCCAGCACCAGCAATTGAAGAGATTGAATCAATTCTCGAAAAAAGTATTTTTTAGGCAGGTTATTCAACTTTGAAAAGATACCAAAAATTGTACAAACCTGAGAGGGTTAACGATATTAGTTGTAGGTATAAATTGACCCCATTCTTTTCGATAAGGGTGTGTTAAAATGGTTAGATTAATTAGTAATTTTAAATCACCACTATGTTTTTTGGTATATTTGGTTGGGGAAAGAAATCCAGGAGATGGCCAATTGGCGAGGGTAAAGAACTCGTTGCGACATGGTCTTATTTTTCGCTAAATTTCGTGGCTCTTGCGTGGGCGATACATTGGTACGTGATTGGAGAAAATCGTTCGGAAGACCGAGAGGTCACATACGACGAAGTTAAAGCACTTTTCCCTCAAAATACGCCGCATCTTACTAGCCTGGAACAATACGGCCTTTGGTGGGTAATCGGTGCTACCGCCTTACTTGTTATCTACGCTTTTGCAAATCGACAGTGGTAATTTGCGAAAAGTGTCTGGATTTAAATTATGACCGAAAAAACAATTCTAACTCCTGAGCTTAAAGTTTTTGATTTTAATGCCAGTTTGGATTTTTACACCAAACTTGTAGGATTTGAGGTGCTGTACGATCGACCGGAAGAAAATTTTGCTATGCTCGGTATAAACGGAGCTCGCATTATGATCGAAGCCCTAACTCCAAAAAGTCGCACATGGAAAGTGGGGAATTTAGAAAGGCCACTCGGTCGTGGCATGCATTTTCAGATAGAAGTACCAGATGTTCAAGTGTTGTATCAAAACTTCAAAAATGCTGGTTGGCCAATTTTCTTTGAAATGGAAGAAAAATGGTATCGGATGAATGATCGGGAACTTGGTAATAAACAATTTTTAGTGCAGGACCCCGATGGATATTTGTTAAGATTTTTTCAGGATTTGGGTAGCAAGCCAATTAAATAATTTATGACTAGTTGGTACCAAAAAAATATTGTTCCTCGTTTGCTCAATTTTGAAATGGGCGGAGATGATTTGGAAAAGATCCGCCGTGTAGTTTTAGAGAAAGTAAAAGGCGCGGTTTTAGAAATTGGTGTGGGGCCGGGCTACAATTTTGCATTGTATAAAAATATTTCAAAATTATTTGCCCTCGAACCTTCGAAAGAACTTATCGAGATTGCCAAAACCCGTCTTGGTTCAACGTCATTTCCTATTGAATTTTTAAATACAGGAGCGGAACATATTCCACTGCCGGATCACTCTGTCGATACAGTAGTATCAACATGGACACTTTGTAGTGTTTCAGATCCTAGAAAGGTGTTGAGTGAAATCAAACGCGTACTTCGCCCCAGCGGTAGTTTTATTTTTGTTGATCACGGAGCTTCACCTAATTTTTTAATTCGAATGATTCAAACTGCCTCAACATTTTTTACTAAATATTTTACGGGCAATTGTCACTACGATCGACAACTTGAGAAATTGATTAGAGGAGCCGGTTTTGATATTAAGAAAATTGAGCACCCACGCGAGGGCTTTAAACTTTTGATTTATAATTTTCAAGGTGTTGCTATTCCAGTAAATTTGGAAACTAAGTTTCCAAATTTAATTTAAAACATGAGCCAAAATATCAGAAATGAAATTTTAGAGATTGTGCGAAAAATTAAGCCGTACGATGAAATTGAACGCGTGCATATTGCTGATGCAATTTCGTGGATACAGAGTGGCGCTGAAATATTTCGGATACAAAAACCCGATATTCCGGCGAAACATTTAGTTTCTTATTTTGTTTTGGTTGATCCTAAAAAGCAAAAAATACTTTTTAGTCGATCATATTAAAGCGCAACTGTGGCTTCCGGCCGGTGGACATGTGGAATTGAATGAGCATCCGAGAGTGACCGTTCAAAGAGAAATTATCGAGGAGCTTAATATCGAAGCTAAATTTTTGGTCGTGGACGTTTTCTTTTTGACTCAAACTGTCACTGTCGGGCTAACTGCGGGACACACAGATGTTAGTTTGTGGTATGTTCTTGAAGCAGATTCAACTCAAACTCTCCAATATGATCCACGAGAATTTAATGGGTATAAGTGGTTTAGTTATGACGAAATAGTACAAACGCCACTCAAAAAATTAGACCCGAATCTTCATCGGTTTGTTAGAAAATGGATGAATATCAATTCCTAGACACTTAGTGTCTAGGAAGTTAGGAACTGTGAATTACAAAACCCCTCAATCAACCCTTCTCTGTCCTTCCCGCGAAAGCGGGAATCCAGATTTCTCCCTTCAGTCCTAGATCCCCGCTTTCGCGGGGATGACACGTGAGAGGGTTTCGTAATTCAAAGTAGCAAGAATCTCACTTTTGATCAGGAGTCTCAAGCATTTTCAAAAGCTCAGAAGTTTTAGCGGTTGCTACGCCGACAACTAAATCTGCCGCACCGTAGTAGAAAAATAACGTATCACCGCGCTCAATCACTCCACAGGGGAAAACTACGCCGGGCACGATACCTTTCCATTCATAATCTTCAACTGGTTCAAAAATCGGAAAGACGGAACGGGCGAGCACCACTGTCGGATCATTTTTATCTAGAAGAGCTACTCCGACTCGGTAATGTGTGGTGTTTGAGACACCGTGATAAAAGAATAACCAACCTTTTTTAGTTTCAACTGGTGGACAGGCCAGGCCAATTCTGCCGCCATCCCACATGCCGCGACGAGGGTGGAGGAGTGGAATACAGGTACGTACTGGTTCATTTTTCCAATCGAGAGAATCGACAAAGTCGGCGCAGATCAAATCATCAATACGGTGAATAATCATGTACTTGCCATTTATTTTTTTCGGGAGAATACAGGCATCTTTGTTGCCCACGGAAGCAAAGGTGATGAGACTTGGCGTTGACCAATTCCACTCGCCGTTTTGCAAATCTTTGACCGAGATAGATGTACCGGCAACGCGAGGCGTGTTGCCATCGTACGCGGTGTAGAAAACATGAACACGATCTTTGATGAGTGTGGCGCGTGGGTCTTCACAACCCTTACTTTCAAAATCAACACGCGGAGTATAAATAGGTTTTTCTGATCGTTCGTCAATTGAAAAACCATCAAGCGACGTGGCGAGGCCGAAAGTTGAAATGTTGTCGCTCGAAACTGCGCGATAAAAAATATAAATTTTACCGTCAATTTCTACTGAGGCCGGATTAAATGTACCACGAGTTTCAAAGGCTTTATCGGGGCGGGGACTGATGATCGGATTATTTGGTCCGCGAACAAAAAGTGGCTTTTTCTCTACCATTGAGGCGAGGAATTTTTTTAAGTTGACGCGGGCGATGCAGGAGTGAGTATCAGCCGCACCGTAATAGATTTCTAAATTTTCGTCGGAAATTATGGCGCCGGTTGGGAAAATAATGTTTGGCACTTGCCCGACGCGTTCGTAATATTCTTCAGGCACCAAAAATGAACCCTTGGTTCTGCCAATGATAAGACGCGGATTGTTTTTGTCCAAAAGTAGGGCTTCCACACCAAAACTTCGGTCACCTTGAAAATAATTTTGAATATGAGAGTACACCACAAGCCAGCCGAGCGACGTCAGAATGGGCGGCGCGCCGAGTTCCACTTGTTCGTTATTTCCGCGACGAACGTTTAGGGTATGAAGAGAAATATCTCTTTTCCATTTCTCCCAAAACTCGGGATTCCACATGTCAGATTCTTTTTCGAATTCAACGTAGCAGATTTCAGACGGCGGTTCGTCGGTGCGAATGGTAAGGAGTGCTGCGAATTTACCACCAATCTTTTTTGGAAACAGCGCCATGGCTTTGGCGTTAAAGGGAGTAATGGAATGTTTCTCCATAATTTCCATTTTCTCGTTGACTTTGGCGAGAGCAATACGAATACCGTCTTTTTGAACGGGGTACATTGAAAGTGCGGTATAAAAAATATAGTGAATTTTGTTGAAGGTAGTTACTCGAGCATCTTCACAACCGAATTTTTCCCACTCATGTTCGGGAGTGATGAATTCTTGACGATTGTCGAAATGCTGACCGTCAGAACTTTGCGCCAGCCCGATCGTCGACACTGAACGTCTCACTCCGTCTTGCAGTTTCGATTCAGATTGCGCGCGATACACAGCGGCTGTTACGGGAGATTTTCCAACTGGAGGAATTGGACACCAATTAAAACTGCCAGCGGATTCCCATTCGTGGTGAACTTCGGGGGAGAGGATTGGATTGTGTTTATCGCGTTCAATTACAAACATATATTTTGTCGCTAAATTGTATCATATTATAAATTTTAATTTCGATACGAAAATACGAATTATATATACGAATATACGAAATTATACGAAAACTTTTGCGGTGGCACTACAATTTTTGTATATTTTCGTATTTTCGTTAGTCCGTCTTTCGTATTGAAGGACAGTCTTTATATTTATACCCGTTCAAGCTGACTAAAAATTTTCGAAAGTGGCGCGCTTGCCATGCAGACGTGTTTATCACCTCCGCCGTAGTATACGAAGAGTGTGTCGTTTTTAATAACCGCTCCGCAGGCGTAAATTACTCCCGGCTTCCAATCATTCTCATACCATTCATCGGGAACAAGCAGAGGATTTTTTGCTTTAGCCAAAACGTTTTGCGGATTATTCAAATCTAAAAGTAGAGCTCCAAGTTTGTAGCGATCCGGATCTTTTTTATCAATCGCATGATAGAGCACAAGCCAGCCTTTTTCTGTTAGCAAAGGTGGCGGTCCCACTCCGCGTCTCATTGTATCCCATCCCTTAGCTCTTGGTTCTTGCGCAAAACGACTTTTTATCACGTTTCGGCCAGTTGTGAGATCTTCGAGTCGGTCGACATAATCAATTTGTACATTCGGCGAAACGCTGTGCAAAATGGCAAATTTCCCATTAATTTTTTTAGGAAAGAGCACCCAATTTTTGTGGATCTCTCCCTTCGGAGAAATGAACAAGGGTTTACTCCAATTCCATTTCTTCTCAAAAAAATCTTTTTCTTTTATCGAAACAGCGGCGATGCGAATAAAATCCCAACCATCGAAGGCGTTAAAAGTGACGTAAAGCCTGTCGTCAATTTTAACAATGCGGGGATCCTCAGCTCCGCCCCAGCTTCCACCAGAAGGATAGAGTCCGAAATCATATCGTTGAAGTTTTCGAGGAACATTGCTTCTCGGCGTGTCGAGGGCAAAGACCGGATAGGGAACAAAGTCATTAAATTCAATACCATCTTTGCTAGCGGAATATCCAAATCGCGAAATGCCATCAGAGCCCGTGGCGCGATAGAGCAAGTGAATTTTTCCATGCTCATCGGCAATGGCGGCCGGATTAAATGTTCCCGTCGCTTGCCACCAGTGTTCTTCTTTTGGTGAGAGCAGTGGATTTTTGGTGTGCCGCGCGAGTGAGTGTTTTTCAGATTCTGCCTGAGATTTTTTGGCTTTTCGAACGAGGCGTCTGGACAATACAAAAGCCAGAATCAAAATGGAAATAATTAAAATTAGATCTGTAAAAAGAAAAGATAACGGCATGAATTATAAAAAATCGATTTGTAATCGAAAATGCCTAGGCCCGTCCATACTTATCCTCAAAACGAACGATATCTGCTTCGTCAAATTCACCGCGCGAAATTTCTAAAAAAACTACGGGACTTGAGCTGGCTTCGATGTGATGTTTTGTTCCTCGCAGAACGCTGTATTCAAGTCCAGGCGCGACGGCTGTTTTTGTGCCACCCACAGTAATTGTTCCTTCCCCAGAAATAATTTTCCAAAACTCATCTCGATGTTCGTGTGATTGCAAACTAAACGCCTGTCCAGCATTGACCGTAATAATTTTAACTGTCACCGGTTCATTTTTGGTAAATCGGGTAAACGATCCCCATGGCCGCTTTTCAGTATATATAGAGTTATCCATAGAAGTACCACCCATACGTTTGTATTTGTTACCAATTATTATATCACTATTTATATGCGAGACCTGTTTATAACCGAACCTAATTTTACCGATCAGTTTGTTAATCGCTCAAACCATGACTTGGCTTTTTTATGCACAGTCGAACTTTTTTCAACCGCCAATCGTGCTAAAAGATACATAACGGTCGATTCCGCTCCTTGGTTTAGGTTGACGTAGTCTTTACCAACTCCGTCGTAACAACCACCAGAATCATAATCGTAGACTACTTGTCGTAATAGGTTGTTGCCGGTAAACCAGCCAAAGGCCAACATCATCAAGTGTTGATAGCGTTCTTCACCCGTAATTTCGTACATGGTTTTGAGTGTTTGGACGAGCGTGGCTACTTCTTCCGGCTGTTGATCGTGAAGTTGTTTTTCGCCACCTTTTTGAAACCAGCCCTTCTGTCCAATTGGAACGCAGATATCACCTTGGAAACTGTATAAGATCAAAAATTCCAAACTAGTCTTGGCCACTGACAAATATTTTTCATTACCAGTTTCGCGGAATGCCAAGGCAAGAGCCTCGGGCAAGAGCCCGTTTGAGTAGGTCAACGAGTCACCAAACCACTGCCAGTTGTGCGTTGAATTTTTTTCATAGAGCTCGACTAGCTTGTCTGCGTAACCGACAATTTTAGTTTTAATTTCGACAGAAGGGTCGATGGTAATCCATGCGGTAAGAGATTTAAGAAAAAACGCCATAGACCGAGGGTGTTCAGGAAAAAAAGAATTTGCGCTGAGATCGTACAACGAATACGCCTGAGTTCGTAACTGCTTCGACATAACATTTGAACTTGCGGCAATAGCAAGCGATTCGAGCGCGCGGGCTCGAGCATCTTCTAGACTATCAATCCTGTTTTTCTCAGATGGAATCGTTCGGTCGTAATTTACATAATTGGAAAAATCCCCAAAAGCTTCTGCGACGTAATCTATAAAATTTAAATAAATTTTTGCCAACTCAAGTACCGATTTATCCCTCCGCTCCTCGCAGTACTTTATGACGGCAATCAAAGCTCGGGCGTTGTCGTCGAGTGTGTATCCGGAGGACGGATCTGGCGTGGTTAGGTTCGTAAACTGAATCATTCCAAATTTGTCTGTCAATTCAAATATGTGATCGAGTTTTATTTTTGGCAGATTGGTTTCGATGTTTGAGAGGGACGGTGCGAGCGTAATATATTCTTTCATGTACAGCAGGGCGCAGTTGTGCCACGTCTTGCTTCTGGTTCTGAAGTAGGCGCGTTTTCCCATCTCCTTTTGACGCGTAGGATCTTTTAGCATTTTTAAAAGCGCGTTTTTAATATCCTCAGGATTTTTAAAATCAACAAGCAATCCGGTTTCTTCAGTGATGTCTTCTTTGGCTTGGGCAAATCGAGTGGCAATGACTGGCCGGCCAGCACCGAGTGCATAGGAAAATGTTCCTGAAACCGCCTGATTTGGTTCAAGAGAAAGCGCCAGATAAATATCGGTGGCCTCCAAAAAATTTAATAAGTCAGGTAAATCAAAATATTTATTATGAAAAATGACATGTTTTCGCAACCCAAGTTGTTCAACTTTTTTGATCAGTGATTTTCTGTAGCTTTCACCTTCTCGCGCCAAAATGACGGGGTGGGTCGCGCCAATGACGTGGTATTCAACATTTGGAAAACGTTTGACCACCTCAGGTAAAGATTCAATGCCATATTCAATGCCTTTTCCCTTGCTCAAAAGTCCAAAAGTTGAAAGGACCATTTTTCCTGAAAGCCCCAACTTCGCTTTGGCTTTTTTGCCGTCGGAAAATGGCTTTGGGTGGATGCCGTGAGGAATTATTTTTATTTTAGAAGCATCAATTGTATAGTCAGTAGCCAATATTTTTTTCGAGGTTTCTGTCATAACAATAATGGTGTTGGCTTTCATGCCAAGTTCCTCTACGGTTTTTTTTAGAATTGGATTTGGTCCAGGAAGAACTGTGTGCAAGGTAAGCACAATTGGTTTGCGGAGTTCGTTCATGAAATCCAAAATATACGAACCGTATTCTCCGCCAAAAATACCGAATTCGTGTTGAATATTTACAACCGAAACATTTTCCAGACTATTTAAATATCGAGCGGCGCCCAGATAGCTTTTCTTATCAGGCTGAGTGATTTGATAAATTACTCGGTCCAAGTCATACCGATGTTTTGACCGACTATCGAGATTGATTGCTACCACTTTTGACTCCTCTCGAGGCATGTAGAGTTCGTCAAAGGTATTCATCAGGTCCTGAGTGAAAGTGGCGATCCCGCACTCTCTGGGAGGGAAGGTAGAAACATAGACAATCCACTGGCGACTGTTTTTTTGGAGTCCGAACATAGGTATCTAGTATAAAGGGTTTTGAAACTAAGGGCAAAGTTACGAATCTTGCCCGCAGGACAATGTTCCATTCAATGTAGTTTTGGTATACTTGATGAAATATATGAAAATTATTCTACTAGTTGCCCGAGACGGGTTTAGTTTTATCAATCAGGCGGAAGCGCTGTCAAAAGGCTTACGTATCGTGAACATTGATCATAAAATTATTCGAATTGTTGACGAATTTCCAGAAAAAGAAATTAGGGAGTACAACCCGGATTGCATACTCGGTATTGGTTCGTGGCATTCATATAAAGATTTCGTTGAAAAGCCTCGATTTCTCGGTATCCGCGCCGTTCCTTGGATAGTTTCCGATGATGCATTTGATACATTTGTTAATGAGTATAATGAGCTCGATCTCATTTTGACGACCAGCGAATATTGTAAGAGTGTTTTTGTGCAAGGCGGAATCAAGAAGGATATCGTGAAGGTTGTTCCAGAGGCCGTCAACGATGGTTTTTGGAAACCAATACTAGATGAGGATTTGTTGCCATTTATAAAGCGGATTTCAATTACCCATTCAGAAATAGTGTTACCACAGACTTTTGATCTTGAAAAAATAAAAGAAAAGGGTATTCCCATTCTTTTTACCACAGGCGGAGATGCAACGAGTAAAGGGGCGCTCGAGGTAATAGCCGCTCTTGGAAGGCTCGATAGGTCTGTTCCTTGGATTTATATATTAAAAACTTGGCCCTCAGAATTCAGCTTCGGTCGTTCAATTCTCGAGCTCGCGCTAGCGGAAAAGTTAGGTATTCGAGATAGGCTTAAGTATATTGTTGGAGAGTTTTCGGACGAGTTCATGCTCGGCCTTATGAATCTTTGTGATATCTATGTTGCGCCATCGCGGAGTGAAGGATTTGGTTTACCGCTTGTAGAAGCCCAGATGTGCGGAAAGCCCGTTATTACTATTGCGGCCACTGCGGCTCAAGAAACCATCAAGGATGGAAAGACCGGGTTTTTAGTTGGCCAAGACAGCGAAAGTAAATCACCGCGCGCCGATGTAAAAGCTCTTTCAGAGATTTTGGCAAAACTTCTTTCAAACCCAAGGCTTTGTGAAAAACTCGGTTCCCAAGGAGTAGCGTATTCCCGAGAACATTTCAGTCCCGAAGTTATTGTCAATCAACTTTTGAAAGAATTAACTAACCAAAAATATGGTCACTAAAAAGAGTCAATTTTTCGTACTCGCTGTGACCGCAATCCTCCTTTTGTCCTTTATAGTTTTTTGGAAAGTCAATCAAAAGGACATTGGCCTTTCGGAGCTAGCTGGTGAAGGAGACGTTAAAAACTCTGTAGAGCTTGATATAGGACATTCTCATCTTACGGTAATGATAGCCGACATCCCAGCCCTTCAAATAAAGGGTTTGGGTGGACGTGACTTTTTAGCCGACGACCAAGGAATGCTTTTTATATTTAAAGATTTAGCATACCCAAGTATTTGGATGAAGGACATGCATTTTCCGATTGATATTTTGTGGTTTAATGATGAAAAAAAAGTGGTGAGCGTCGAAAAAAATGTTGCAACTTCCACATATCCCAAAATCTATACACCGAAATTGCCTGCGCGCTACGTTTTGGAGACAAATGCCGGTTTTTTTGAAAAAAATAATTTAAAAATTGGTAGTGAAATTTATTTTTCAAAAGAAGTTGCAAAGTAACGAGCTTTGTCAAAGGAATTTGAGAGGCACGTTTACAGTTTTTAAATTTTATACTCCAGTTTGATTTAAACACTTGTCCACTGTTTTTTCTTTTGGTTATAAGTAGTAGAATATAGAAATAAAAGTCAGATAGAAATTTCACAGTTGGCGCATTTCTTCGTTGCTTCACAATTTTACTCCTGCAATGTATACGAATACATTTTAGTTGCAAAATTGTTCGCGCCTCGAATTGCATCCAACCGTAAAATTTCTAAAAAAATTATAAAAACTTATTTATTAAAAAGCAGTATGGCATCCAGCAAGAAAACCCCAGTCAAAGTAGAAGTTTTGGTTAAAAATGTCCAGAAAAGAGACGGATCGATCGTTCCGTTTGAATTTGAGCGCGTCGTCACTGCCATCAACAAGGCGATGATCAGCACCGGCGAAGGTTCTGAGCAAGAAGCGCGACTTGTAGCCAATAAAGTTTTGGCGGATCTTGTTCGTATCGTCCGGAAACATAAAAATTTTGTTCCAACCGTCGAAGGTATTCAGGATTCGGTTGAGAAAGAATTAATTTTGAGCGAATACGTTAAAACCGCCAAGAGTTACATTTTGTATCGTGAAAAACGATCCAAACTTCGTGAAAAAGGATTGCACGTTCCAGAGAAAGTTAAAAAAATGGCGACGGACAGCAAGAAATATTTCAGAAATCCGCTCGGTGAATTTGTCTACTATCGTACGTACTCACGATGGATGGATGGGGAAGGAAGAAGGGAGACTTGGATCGAAACTGTCGACCGTTATATTTCTTTCATGAAAGAAAATGTCGGTAAGAAATTAAAAGATGCTGAGTATTCAGAAATTCGTGAAGGAATTTTGAAACAAGAAGCGATGCCAAGCATGCGGCTTTTGCAATTTGCTGGAGACGCGGCACGCAAGACTAATGTCTGCGCGTACAACTGTTCATTTATTGCTCCAGAAAATTTTCGCGACATCGCAGAAATTATGTATGTCTCGATGTGTGGTACCGGAGCCGGCTGGGCAGTAGAAAGTCAGAACGTTCAAAAATTTCCACAAATAAAATTGCAGACTGGAAAAAAATTACCAACGCACACGATAGATGACAGCAAGGAAGGTTGGTGCGATGCATTTATTTTAGGAACCAACGCGTGGGTAAATGGCACTGATGTTGATTTTGATTATTCTCAATTGCGACCGGCTGGAGCTCGACTTAAAACTATGGGAGGTAAATCAAGTGGACCAGAACCGTTGCGACGCCTTCTCAGTTTCGCTCGAGAGAAAATGTTGAAGAGGCAGGGCAAGCGACTTTCAAATCTCGATGTACACGATATTATTTGTATGATCGGGGATTGCGTTGTTTCAGGCGGAGTCCGAAGAAGCGCCATGATCAGTCTTTCTGATCTTGATGATCTCGAAATTCGCGATTCAAAAAAAGGCCAGTTCTATCTTAATGAACCACAGCGCAGTCTCGCCAACAATTCTGCTGTCTATATTAATAAGCCTTCAACTGCTGATTTCATGAATGAGTGGGTAGCCCTCATGAACAGTGGATCAGGCGAGCGCGGAATATTTAATCGCGGTTCACTTGCTAAAACTTTGCCAGAACGCCGATTGAAAGTTTTGAAGGGTTATTTTGACGCTAGTGGAAAAAATATTATTGGATCAATCGGAACCAATCCATGCGGAGAAATTATTTTGCAATCAAAGCAATTTTGTAATCTTTCAGAAGTTGTGGCGCGAAAGGAGGATGATG includes the following:
- a CDS encoding VOC family protein; this translates as MTEKTILTPELKVFDFNASLDFYTKLVGFEVLYDRPEENFAMLGINGARIMIEALTPKSRTWKVGNLERPLGRGMHFQIEVPDVQVLYQNFKNAGWPIFFEMEEKWYRMNDRELGNKQFLVQDPDGYLLRFFQDLGSKPIK
- a CDS encoding methyltransferase domain-containing protein, yielding MTSWYQKNIVPRLLNFEMGGDDLEKIRRVVLEKVKGAVLEIGVGPGYNFALYKNISKLFALEPSKELIEIAKTRLGSTSFPIEFLNTGAEHIPLPDHSVDTVVSTWTLCSVSDPRKVLSEIKRVLRPSGSFIFVDHGASPNFLIRMIQTASTFFTKYFTGNCHYDRQLEKLIRGAGFDIKKIEHPREGFKLLIYNFQGVAIPVNLETKFPNLI
- a CDS encoding NUDIX hydrolase produces the protein MELNEHPRVTVQREIIEELNIEAKFLVVDVFFLTQTVTVGLTAGHTDVSLWYVLEADSTQTLQYDPREFNGYKWFSYDEIVQTPLKKLDPNLHRFVRKWMNINS
- a CDS encoding phosphomannose isomerase type II C-terminal cupin domain → MDNSIYTEKRPWGSFTRFTKNEPVTVKIITVNAGQAFSLQSHEHRDEFWKIISGEGTITVGGTKTAVAPGLEYSVLRGTKHHIEASSSPVVFLEISRGEFDEADIVRFEDKYGRA
- a CDS encoding glycosyltransferase, coding for MFGLQKNSRQWIVYVSTFPPRECGIATFTQDLMNTFDELYMPREESKVVAINLDSRSKHRYDLDRVIYQITQPDKKSYLGAARYLNSLENVSVVNIQHEFGIFGGEYGSYILDFMNELRKPIVLTLHTVLPGPNPILKKTVEELGMKANTIIVMTETSKKILATDYTIDASKIKIIPHGIHPKPFSDGKKAKAKLGLSGKMVLSTFGLLSKGKGIEYGIESLPEVVKRFPNVEYHVIGATHPVILAREGESYRKSLIKKVEQLGLRKHVIFHNKYFDLPDLLNFLEATDIYLALSLEPNQAVSGTFSYALGAGRPVIATRFAQAKEDITEETGLLVDFKNPEDIKNALLKMLKDPTRQKEMGKRAYFRTRSKTWHNCALLYMKEYITLAPSLSNIETNLPKIKLDHIFELTDKFGMIQFTNLTTPDPSSGYTLDDNARALIAVIKYCEERRDKSVLELAKIYLNFIDYVAEAFGDFSNYVNYDRTIPSEKNRIDSLEDARARALESLAIAASSNVMSKQLRTQAYSLYDLSANSFFPEHPRSMAFFLKSLTAWITIDPSVEIKTKIVGYADKLVELYEKNSTHNWQWFGDSLTYSNGLLPEALALAFRETGNEKYLSVAKTSLEFLILYSFQGDICVPIGQKGWFQKGGEKQLHDQQPEEVATLVQTLKTMYEITGEERYQHLMMLAFGWFTGNNLLRQVVYDYDSGGCYDGVGKDYVNLNQGAESTVMYLLARLAVEKSSTVHKKAKSWFERLTN
- a CDS encoding glycosyltransferase family 4 protein; translated protein: MKIILLVARDGFSFINQAEALSKGLRIVNIDHKIIRIVDEFPEKEIREYNPDCILGIGSWHSYKDFVEKPRFLGIRAVPWIVSDDAFDTFVNEYNELDLILTTSEYCKSVFVQGGIKKDIVKVVPEAVNDGFWKPILDEDLLPFIKRISITHSEIVLPQTFDLEKIKEKGIPILFTTGGDATSKGALEVIAALGRLDRSVPWIYILKTWPSEFSFGRSILELALAEKLGIRDRLKYIVGEFSDEFMLGLMNLCDIYVAPSRSEGFGLPLVEAQMCGKPVITIAATAAQETIKDGKTGFLVGQDSESKSPRADVKALSEILAKLLSNPRLCEKLGSQGVAYSREHFSPEVIVNQLLKELTNQKYGH
- a CDS encoding DUF192 domain-containing protein; amino-acid sequence: MVTKKSQFFVLAVTAILLLSFIVFWKVNQKDIGLSELAGEGDVKNSVELDIGHSHLTVMIADIPALQIKGLGGRDFLADDQGMLFIFKDLAYPSIWMKDMHFPIDILWFNDEKKVVSVEKNVATSTYPKIYTPKLPARYVLETNAGFFEKNNLKIGSEIYFSKEVAK
- a CDS encoding ATP cone domain-containing protein; translated protein: MASSKKTPVKVEVLVKNVQKRDGSIVPFEFERVVTAINKAMISTGEGSEQEARLVANKVLADLVRIVRKHKNFVPTVEGIQDSVEKELILSEYVKTAKSYILYREKRSKLREKGLHVPEKVKKMATDSKKYFRNPLGEFVYYRTYSRWMDGEGRRETWIETVDRYISFMKENVGKKLKDAEYSEIREGILKQEAMPSMRLLQFAGDAARKTNVCAYNCSFIAPENFRDIAEIMYVSMCGTGAGWAVESQNVQKFPQIKLQTGKKLPTHTIDDSKEGWCDAFILGTNAWVNGTDVDFDYSQLRPAGARLKTMGGKSSGPEPLRRLLSFAREKMLKRQGKRLSNLDVHDIICMIGDCVVSGGVRRSAMISLSDLDDLEIRDSKKGQFYLNEPQRSLANNSAVYINKPSTADFMNEWVALMNSGSGERGIFNRGSLAKTLPERRLKVLKGYFDASGKNIIGSIGTNPCGEIILQSKQFCNLSEVVARKEDDEKSLLRKVRLATILGTYQSSLTNFPYLSKEWKEHCEEERLLGVSITGQWDCPAVRDAKVLQKMKDEAIKINQIFAKKLGISASTCITCVKPSGTLSQTVDCSSGMHPRHAPFYIRRIRISATDALFKMLRDQGVPYHPEVGQPMDSATTYVLEFPVKAPGGSIYKDDISALKQLEHWKLLKENFTEHNPSVTVSVGEDEWISVANWLYEHWDIIGGLSFLPRDNHVYQLAPYEKIDEKTYLEMSKRIAHIDFSKIITYEKQDETEVRKEMACVAGVCEVV